The Miscanthus floridulus cultivar M001 chromosome 7, ASM1932011v1, whole genome shotgun sequence genome includes a region encoding these proteins:
- the LOC136463112 gene encoding LOW QUALITY PROTEIN: auxin-responsive protein IAA7-like (The sequence of the model RefSeq protein was modified relative to this genomic sequence to represent the inferred CDS: deleted 1 base in 1 codon): MGDAPETSKTLRNWMGEPRPSDQGDDEETLQLSLGLPGGGGGGAAGAGLPPAAAWRMLSARDKEMRSAAAAAAAAAVDTSMLSLGYSAPAFSPRSPGKAKGSPAAATENARLASTNNASQARQRSPNTPVIGWPPVRAFRRNLATSSKASLEHQNGKKADKPEQTTKRAPFVKINMDGIPIGRKIDLNALGSYDELSLSVDKLFRRLLAAQRDPLDAGTKECSQEEVAISGLLDGTGEYTLVYEDYEGDRVLVGDVPWGMFVSSVKRLRVLKTSDLSSSLTASGRKRTVTEC, translated from the exons ATGGGGGACGCACCAGAGACCAGCAAGACCCTTCGCAACTGGATGGGCGAGCCGAGGCCGAGCGACCAGGGCGACGACGAGGAGACGCTTCAGCTCAGCCTCGGCCtccccggaggaggaggaggaggagca gctGGGGCTGGGCTGCCACCCGCCGCCGCCTGGAGAATGCTGTCGGCCAGAGACAAGGAGAtgcgctctgctgctgctgctgctgctgctgctgccgtcgACACCTCCATGCTCTCTCTCGGCTACTCCGCCCCAGCTTTCTCGCCCCGCTCACCAG GCAAGGCAAAGGGGTCCCCAGCAGCGGCTACAGAGAATGCCCGGCTTGCATCCACCAACAACGCCTCCCAGGCAAGGCAAAG GTCTCCAAATACCCCGGTTATTGGGTGGCCTCCGGTTCGTGCATTCAGAAGAAATCTGGCTACCTCTAGCAAAGCATCCCTTGAACATCAGAATGGGAAGAAAGCAGACAAACCTGAACAGACTACAAAAAGAGCTCCATTTGTAAAGATTAACATGGATGGCATCCCTATTGGTAGAAAAATCGATCTGAATGCCCTTGGCAGTTACGACGAGCTGTCTCTGTCTGTTGACAAGTTATTCCGGAGGCTTCTTGCAG CACAACGAGACCCTCTGGATGCCGGCACGAAGGAGTGTTCACAGGAAGAGGTGGCAATATCGGGTTTACTAGATGGAACTGGGGAATACACTCTGGTTTATGAGGATTATGAAGGTGATAGGGTGCTGGTTGGTGATGTCCCCTGGGG GATGTTTGTTTCTTCGGTGAAGAGGCTGCGAGTTCTGAAGACATCTGACCTCTCTTCATCT CTAACAGCATCAGGCCGGAAGAGGACGGTAACTGAGTGTTGA